In one window of Zingiber officinale cultivar Zhangliang chromosome 11A, Zo_v1.1, whole genome shotgun sequence DNA:
- the LOC122031763 gene encoding putative chloride channel-like protein CLC-g, which translates to MADAAGASEEEQALTSSSPEEEVEEEELIGTLKESLLEHRSLNLRRHALNNTSQVAIVGSNLCPIESLDYELVENELFNQDWRSRGRSAILRYVFLKWTFCLFIGLVSGAIGFFNNLSVENVAGLKFATVSDLMLADKYWTAFGVFAGSNLALLIFATAITAFVSTAAGGSGIPEVKAYLNGVDAPDIFSLRTLAVKIVGLIAAVSSSLHVGKAGPMVHIGACIGALVGQGGSRKYGMTWRWLRYFKNDRDRRDLVTCGAAAGIAAAFRAPVGGVLFALESLSSWWRGALIWRAFFATAVVAVTLRALMDVCESGRCGLFGKGGLIMYNVTADNITYHLADLPPVILLGVIGGILGSLYNFLMLKVLQIFTLINQKGPAYKLLLAATVSIFTSCCLFGLPWLAPCRPCEKDDCRVIGHSGGYNNFQCPPNQYNDLASLFFNTNDNTIRKLFSSGTNDVFHKSSIMVSFVASYVLGIVSYGVAAPFGLFVPIFLTGAAYGRVTGMLMGTNTTLDHGLFAVLGAASFLGGTMRMTVSVCVIILELTNNLLLLPLVMLVLLISKAVADSFNPNIYHLILKLKCLPYLEDHVEPYMRQLTVSDVVTGPLRIFNGVEKVSYIVHILKTTGHHAFPVIDEPPFSSPPVLFGLILRAHLLSLLRKKHFLPTCSLAGSDASKKFVADDFAKRGSGKHDHIEDIELTAEEMEMFIDLHPFTNTSPYTVIETMSLAKALILFREIGLRHLLVVPKSSNRAPVVGILTRHDFMPEHILGLHPYLSESRWKRLRFQKSIFTRFYRACLMWACS; encoded by the exons CCGCCACGCCCTCAACAACACCTCCCAAGTCGCCATCGTCGGCTCCAATCTCTGCCCCATAGAGAGCCTCGATTACGA GTTAGTCGAGAACGAGCTCTTCAACCAGGACTGGAGGAGCCGAGGCCGGTCGGCTATACTTCGGTACGTCTTCCTCAAGTGGACCTTCTGCCTCTTCATCGGCCTCGTCTCCGGCGCTATTGGCTTCTTCAACAACCTCTCCGTGGAGAACGTCGCCGGCCTCAAGTTCGCCACCGTCTCCGACTTGATGCTCGCCGATAA GTATTGGACTGCGTTTGGGGTTTTTGCCGGTTCCAATCTGGCCCTGTTGATCTTTGCGACGGCGATTACGGCCTTTGTTTCGACTGCCGCCGGCGGTTCAGGGATTCCAGAGGTGAAAGCTTACTTGAATGGCGTCGATGCTCCTGATATCTTCTCACTGCGCACCCTTGCAGTAAAG ATTGTAGGTTTGATTGCAGCTGTTTCATCCTCTCTCCATGTGGGCAAGGCAGGCCCAATGGTTCACATTGGCGCGTGCATTGGCGCACTAGTTGGACAGGGTGGATCGCGGAAGTATGGAATGACGTGGAGATGGCTACGCTACTTCAAAAATGATAGAGATCGGCGTGACCTTGTCACCTGCGGTGCGGCTGCTGGCATTGCTGCTGCTTTTCGTGCTCCAGTTGGCGGAGTTCTTTTCGCACTCGAGTCATTGTCATCATG GTGGAGAGGTGCCTTAATCTGGAGAGCTTTCTTCGCAACTGCTGTAGTTGCGGTCACACTCCGTGCTCTGATGGATGTTTGTGAAAGTGGAAGATGTGGTTTATTTGGGAAGGGCGGGCTCATAATGTACAATGTTACTGCCGATAACATTACCTATCATCTAGCTGACTTACCCCCAGTGATCCTCCTCGGAGTGATTGGGGGGATATTGGGAAGTCTATACAACTTTCTTATGCTGAAGGTCCTTCAAATATTCACCCTAATCAACCA GAAAGGGCCAGCCTATAAATTGCTTCTTGCAGCTACCGTATCGATATTTACTTCATGTTGTCTGTTCGGATTACCATGGTTAGCACCTTGTAGGCCTTGTGAAAAGGATGACTGTCGTGTTATAGGTCACTCCGGCGGTTATAATAACTTCCAGTGCCCTCCGAATCAGTACAACGATCTAGCCAGCTTGTTCTTCAACACCAACGATAATACGATCAGAAAACTTTTCAGCAGTGGCACAAATGATGTTTTCCATAAGTCGTCCATCATGGTGTCCTTTGTAGCCTCATATGTTCTTGGCATTGTAAGTTACGGTGTAGCTGCACCTTTTGGTCTTTTTGTGCCTATTTTCTTGACCGGTGCTGCCTACGGGCGGGTCACGGGAATGCTAATGGGCACGAACACGACTCTAGATCATGGTCTCTTTGCGGTCCTTGGTGCTGCTTCTTTTCTCGGTGGAACAATGAGGATGACTGTGTCAGTGTGTGTCATCATACTTGAGCTAACCAACAACCTCTTGTTGCTTCCCCTGGTTATGTTGGTGCTCTTGATATCGAAAGCGGTTGCTGACTCTTTCAATCCCAACATCTACCATCTGATTCTGAAATTGAAGTGCCTTCCTTATCTGGAAGACCATGTCGAACCGTACATGAGGCAGCTTACGGTAAGCGATGTCGTTACAGGTCCTCTACGAATTTTTAACGGTGTTGAAAAGGTAAGCTACATAGTTCATATATTGAAGACTACCGGCCATCATGCATTCCCTGTGATAGATGAACCACCATTTTCTTCTCCTCCTGTGTTGTTTGGTCTGATCCTCCGCGCGCATCTCCTAAGTTTGTTGAGGAAGAAGCATTTTCTGCCGACATGTTCACTTGCTGGCTCTGATGCTTCGAAGAAATTTGTGGCCGATGACTTTGCAAAGCGTGGATCAGGGAAACATGATCACATTGAGGATATAGAGCTCACTGCCGAAGAGATGGAGATGTTCATCGATTTGCATCCATTTACAAACACTTCGCCTTACACAGTCATTGAGACAATGTCACTCGCAAAGGCTCTCATCCTATTCCGGGAAATCGGCTTGAGGCATCTGTTGGTTGTTCCCAAGTCCTCCAAT AGGGCGCCGGTGGTCGGTATATTGACGAGGCATGACTTTATGCCGGAGCACATCTTGGGTCTGCATCCATACCTGTCGGAAAGCAGATGGAAGAGATTGCGGTTTCAGAAATCGATTTTTACTAGATTTTACAGGGCTTGTTTGATGTGGGCGTGCTCTTAG